The sequence ACAACTTAGGCTCATGTCTCTTGGATCAAATTTACATATATCTTCCATTGTAAGCTCTCACATATAGGTCTCTAAATGGTAAGACTTCGTCTTCACATTTTTTTCGTTGATTTCACACCACCTAGGGGCAAAGAGATATTGTCTGTTTCATCTTTCTAAATCCTAGAAGTGAGATCAATACTATGTGATTCTAGAGCTGATTCGGGCCCAGAATAGTGAAGCAGATGTTCAAAATCGGTAACAACAGTCATTTTAATTCTTTGATAACAACACCAGCTTTTATTTCAAGTAATTACGTACTTGATTCGCTgacatttgatatttttttttagtttacaaagTTGCGGTTAACCAATTTCATTAGTATGACGAATACACAATTAGGAATTTAAGATCAGATTCAACTTTAGGGAATTGGTTTTTTAATGACCTTGATAATTGAACTTACAAAGATTAGGTTTTAAAGATCTAATAGAAGTTAGTGTTGTGGGAGATTGAACTTACAGTTTCTGTTAAATTTGACATAATTTGAACTTGCTACTATCACTTACACATTTTAACATCTAATGTAATTTTATCTATGAGCTCCAGTTTCTAATAACTTACTAGTGGGGTCTAACTGTTTGTAGAAATTCCTAATAGACAAACTAATTTCAAGTTTGATTTAGTCTTTTAACAATTTTTTTGATCATTGTGGTGTCTGTCTGGATCAGGAGATATTACATTTTCATTGAAAGTTAGATTATATGTACGTGATATAAAAGATAGCTCAGTTACTCGCTTTGCCTGAAACTTAGCAGTAAAAATGCAGGAGGTATATGTCAAAGTCAATTTTGTTAGTTATCCTAGTGGACTACTTTTTTTCATCCTCTTGGAGTCTTGGTCAAAGACTCTAGAATGATACAGTTATGTGATTTGTGCGAAATCATTATAACTGTCGAACTGCCTACCAAGGACAGACCTGTGCAGCATGTCAAAGTCCTCCATAATAACATCTAAATAAGCTGACAAATAACAACTCTTCAATGCATCACATGCGACTGCATAATGTATTTTACAAGTTTCGGATTGGCAAGTGCATAGCGCATGACCAACACTTGACTTCGATTGATGACTGctttcaagaaaagaaaaattacggaACGGAAAAATTGACggcaggcgcatcgcgcgtgcGTCTTGACTAGTGGATATAAAAGATTCTGCCTTTTATGTGATTAAACATTATTTATTTAATCACGAACCAAACTTCAGCCTAATTATCTTAGTCAAATTATTTGATGGATTTCATCCAAATTATCATTCTTTCTATGGGTTTCAGAGGGAGACAAGAAGGTAGAAGTCTGAAATTTGGTGACATTGTATAAAAATGGCGAACAGCAAGTACGAGTATGTGAAGTCATTCGAGGTGGAGGACAAATTAATGCCATCTACATGGATTGTTCTACGAATAGACGGCCGTCATTTCCACCAGTAAGTTCACTTCACCTATATATACATTTTtcgaaaggaagaaaaaaaaaatccatcaagAAGTTCAGTCTTCAGATTGAGCTCTCTGAAAGAAGTTATGATTTGTGTAATCTCATATTTACGCCTCTAAttgataaaaatatattttaaaagaACTCAACACGCATCAAAAGTGTAATCCTCAACACTTCATGGTCTCCACGATGTAGTTGTAAGGAACCAATATTCTAAGGGCTTGATTTTTATGGTTGTTGTTTTAGATTCTCTGACAAGCATGAATTTAAGAAACCAAATGATGAGCGAGCTTTGAAACTGATGAATGCTTGTGCAGAGGCAATGTTTGAAGAGTTTCCAGATTTAGTCTTTTCATATGGAGTTAGTGATGAGTACAGGTAATTTTATGAATTGATTTTATTATTACTCCATTATTTCGATGTGTTTTCTTGTGATGTTAGTTTCTTATATGCTTGTTATTAATTGGTTTTCAGCTTCGTTTTCAAAAAAACAACAGAATTCTACAATAGGCGATCCAGGTTTGTTACCAATCCTTTTTACTGTTTCACTGTTTGCCCACTAAAAATTTAGTGCTGAATGTTATGCATAAATGTTGTAGAAGTTCTGCAACCTGTTAGAATTAATTGAAGCATTTTAATAGGAAGGACAAGCAAATATTTTGCGGTCATAATGACTCTGATAATCTTCAAATTTTTGTCTATCGCAAAATCATGCTGAAGTAGTAAGACCAATTTGTCTGACCTAGAAAACGTCATCCATCTTGTGGTAAGATGTAAAGCAAATTCCTTCTTTGCTTCTTATCTTGATTTTAGTGTTTCCTTGATTATATTTGTTTTTTCATCTAATATGGTGTTGattttttcagtttttctttttcctGATTTATGCAGCAAAATAGTTCCATCACTGTATCTTTTTTCACATCTGTCTATGTCATGAAATGGAAAGATTTTTTTCCGGACAAAGATTTGAAGTCCATACCTTCTTTTGATGCTCGTACCGTTTGCTACCCCTCCACTAAGATTGTTCGAGATTATTTGGCATGGAGACAAGTAGATTGTGAGTAGTTAATGGAACCATCTTCGTTTGAGACTGACTGTTGTATGTGGCTGAAGAATTTTGGTCTTCATCTTTTAGGTAAAGGTGTTTTTATCCCAATGGAGTATAAACTCGCCACTGCATTTTCTTTTGTAGGTCATATTAATAATCAGTACAACACTTGTTTTTGGAAGCTGATTGAATCCAGAAAGACCAAAAGTGAAACTCAAGATAGATTAAAGGTAACAAAAATAAAACTTATGTGatgaatatgtataatttgacAGGATTTTTTTTTCGTTCTTTAATAAAATATGGATTTCTTTTTAGGGAAAAAAATCTATTAGTTTGTTTTCCGTTTATCAACTGTTTTTCTCATAGCTTAAGATTTCAAAAGGTTTATTTGACGTGATTTAGTGGATGCTGTTTTGTTAGGGTACTCAAACCCAGGACAAAAATGAAATTCTGTTCCAACTTGGGGTAAACTACTCCGATCTACCAGCCATATTTCGTAAAGGATCCTGCGTGTTCAAGGACAAGGTAAATTCTTGTTTCGTGTCATCACTTAAGAACCATATCTTGCACTTTCTTTACAGATCCATATCTTACCCTTTTTTACACATGCACGATGATGTGTTACAATCTAATAAATGTTTTGTCGCTTTTTATACTCCGGTCGAGGAGATAATGAAGTACAATGAAAATGGACAGCCTGTCAAAAGATCAAGAAATAAGGTGATTACTGATCATTGTGATATTATGGGTGACAAATTTTGGCAAGAGCATGCGAGCATCCTCAAGGACGAGTAGGAATCATCACATAGTACATCGAGCacaagctcagtttcagaataaTCTTGCTCTGTGTTATACGATTCATCAATTCTTTTGGCATTAATTATAGAGATTTTACATTCTAGATTGTCTTAAAAGGGAATGGTTAACATGTTATAGATGAGATCGTGCGAGTTCGGACTCTTGAGTCTAGACTATCTATCTAGTTTCAGTGTCATTGTAGTAGAAATGACCATCCGAATTCAAAGCTAGGGGGTGACTGTTTATGATGCTGcctaatttttatattatttcgGTCATGTATTGGTTATTTGAAGCAAGGAaaccttagagcatctccaatggattGTGGTGTGCATCCTACGTGGATGGTGCAGGTAGACATCCTTTTAAAATGTAAATTCAAAAATTTCCTATAATTTAGGAATTTGAGAAAAATTATCTCCAATGGTAGATGTTTTGTAATGTATTTGGAATTATCACATCCTCTAGAAGAATCTCTGAAACTAGAGGATGGACTAAATGTTGTGATAATAACTAACTCACCACGTGATCTCACACCCTCCTTTGGAGaagtttttttaataaaaaaagtgcaaaaatctTATGTGGCCTATAATAAAGTGGACGGTTTTAACTAATACACTCCCAAttctgcttcaaaaaaaaaaaaaaaaaaacccattttGACAAAGGCAAATGCTCGTAAGTATTAAAAGTGCCCTTTGGCCTTGATTTGATCCACTTTGCATTCGGTTATTTCAAACGCCCCAAACTTGTCTAATCACATGCTAAAACTATAGATATGTATGACTTTAACATAGATCAAGATGTTCACGCCCTTTTTCAGATATATCAAGATGATAACCGATCTAAATGAATTTGATGCCGATTATGTTAGAAGATGAAATGATCATGATTTGATGATCTAGATGCAGATCGAGATATTCAATGGATATTAGCAAAAATTATGTGTTAAAACAAGATTTTATATCAAGATATTTGTGGAtgcaatttttattttaaaattcttttttcttctcaagAAAGGATAATTATGCATCAGAATTATAATTTTGAAAGACATTCAAGATTAAAATCAATATTATGATGCGGCCTTAGTTGATGCCAATGAAGATGTACATTTTCGCATCGGGCATTATACTTACAAAATGCGTACCTACGCAATATCATGATTAGTTTAGTGGTTTAATTTTGTCTCTCGACTCGATATGATTACCCATCTTCGTCTATAGATCCTTTAGTTCTAGGTTTTGTTGGTGATTATCGAGTTATTTCTAGGTCGATGATCACAACTTAATAGGAGAGAGAATTAGAGAAAGATAATTCAGACTGAATCATACATCTTATTCTACAAAGTGAGTCTTCGAGGGCTTATATATAGTTGGTTTAGCGTGTGACTCACGCTAAACATATTAATACAGAGGGACCACTTATACCTAGCCGGAAGTGACGTCATGATCCACTCAGATTTTACTTCGTTAGTAagtcaatctctcgatttgtgATCTTCAATGTCTCTCGATATCTAGGCCTTGAACCTGATAGCCTTGGTTTTATCTTCACTTCTTGCTTTATAACTCGCGTATTACACGTGTCATCGTATTATATGTTATTTTTTATCCTATGTTAAGTCTTTATCTTCGGTTCGTGCTCGAGGTGAGGACTTattagtgtctgtaacggcttaatacggtgtggtgcccaagttctggattaggtcccatggtttttctgcatattACAGTTTTTCtcattaataaattttttttgtcttgtgttatttctttttgtgGAAATTTTATTAATACCGCTCTTTTTCATGGATTTTACAAATACCCTTATCCATCAATAATTATACCCCTCGTCTTCTAAAATGTAATTCATTTAATTTTGAATCATATAAATATCTtttcaatattaataaaaatctagatgaaaatcattttatttATATCTCACATGCTGGTGGGGGTGGGGGTGATGCCGGCattggaggtggtggtgccaccagattttggtatcaacttttgttgttgacaccagattttggTATCAACTTGGGTTGTTGACACGTAATCTTGACCCAACTAATTTTCGAgttttcaattttagtaacaactTGGGTTGTTGACACCAGATATGATATCAACTTCGGTTGCTGACATCAAAATTTGgtgtcaacttcggttgttgatataaaaatctggatcaacttcggttgttgatacaaaaatttgGACCTAACTTATTTCTAAATTTTCAATGTCGTTATCAACTTGGCGGCAACAGTAGTGGATTTGGAGTCGATGGTGGTTGCGATGGCGGTGGCGGTAGTGTCAGCGATGACGATGAGTGGTGGAGCTGTGATGGTGAAATGTTTATGATGGTTGtgaagtggtggtggcggtggtgatggttgtggagtggtggtggtggtggtgaatttcCATAGGTAGAGTTTGAGGCGGTGATGGAGTGATCAAGATAGAAAATTATTGTtttttgaaataaataaaaatatcatattgaatagattactaaaataatttatttttaaatgGATAAAGTTTATATATAAGAGGAGGGGTATATTTATAATGTGATAGGGGTATTTTTGAAGGGTTCCAAATCGaagggtatttaattaatataccttttctttttcgcattgtattgtttatatttataatataaatatcacaaCTAGTAAGTTACAGTAACCTAGACAGTTACTAAAAGACTGTGTAGAACTTACAAGATTTATTCTCgagaatttgtatcttgataaagagattacaagacttgttcttgtcgAAATTCGGTTCGTATTACAGTCGGGTATATACTAGGTTATTACTTGAATATTGATTTATGAGATCTTCCAAGTTAAACTTGTGTTCATATCAGCTATTGGGTCTTTAATGTTGATCTATGCTACTGATTGtgacaagtttgtccatacaggtttccgaattaaaatttggtggtgtacttggtacccctccTCTTTTTCAGGTTCCTGAGTATTTTTTGTAATTCAAGTGCAAGAATAGTTTCAGTTCGTGAACTTGTTGAGATAAAAAATTCTTGAACACCGATACGAAAAATCGTTCACGAACTGTACTAATTTTATCGGATTCCATGATTGCTTGATGGTACACTGACTACTTAGCCATTgttcttgggataaacctttctgGTGCATAGAGCTTATATTGATAAATACGCAAGTGCACATTCTTCTTTGGAGTTTGAGGCAAACTTAtaacatgcttacatgaataaTCTATATTGAGAACTATATTGAGAAGTTGAGCTTATTTGGTTTCAAAGTAATTTTTAAACATGAAAACTAGTTCACGAGCTTAGCTTTGATTGCAAGCTACCTAGCACTCTATGTCCTATTTTGCGTATAGAGTGGTCCTATAAATACTTAGGTTTCCTAGTGAAACTGTATTAGGTTACGACTTTTGAAGTTTTCACTAAGGAATTCATGAAGCCCGGGCAAACTAtgtttttacctgatagttcttgatATCCAGAATATTATCCTGATCATTATAGTTCTTGTCTATTCTAGGGTTCGTCTCATTAGATACACAACTATTCAAGAACTATCGATCAAGGAATAAGATTAACAGAAAttacaaagttctctttgtctcagactttgtaattccacaaGTTTCATATATGTTTTTACCTTGATCTTGTGAGGTATAATCAATTAGGCATCTATATAACCTTTTGAAGAGAGTAAGTTTTCTTAATTGTTGAGTattgtttgatatctttcttatcCTTTAAGCTGAATTGCTCGTAGGGTCAACTCAGTTTCAACTACAATTTCATTTCGGATTTTGATAATATGCTAGTATTTGTAGCCGTTTAACATAGTACGGTGTACAAGTTGGACGAGGTCCCCCGTTTTTTTGCAcattgcggttttcctcgttatcaaaatttctggtgtcttgtattttttcttttccatattacATTGTTTATCTCTGcaattaaaatatcacaagtagttTGTGAATCAACCTAGATAGTTTTTAAGCTCAAAACTGTATAGAGCCTACATGACTTGTTCTTCTGAATTAGTaacttgaaatatagattacaaacTTTGCTCTTGTTGGAATTCAACTTGCATACAGTTCTGGTATTAGGCTAATTTTGTTTTACAATCGGGTACAAAGATCTTTTATATTAGTATAAACTTACTGATTATACAAGGAATTTTCCATAAAGTTCCACAAATGTAAAAGTTGATGGTGTAGTAGGTACCCTCTCTTTTTTACTAGGATGTTTGGAGTAATATGGGTCCAAATTTGGATCAACTTACTTTAAATGATAATCTTAATGAGTGGCTAAAATTTTGATGGGTCATAAGTGATCGAAATGTAAATAATCAGATTGACATTGCACATACTATTAGTTTTGTTCTGTGGAACTTGTAGAAATCTAGATGCTCCCTCATTTTTAACAATGTCCGGGTCAATTCTTAAGCTTTggtaagaaagataaaaaaaaatattcatttatAGAAACATGCACATTATTCAAAGATAAACTTTTAATGATTCTTTTATAGAAACAATAAAACAAACTAGATTGAGACTAATATTAAGAAATGACCCAAGTGACCGTGATGGAGCTAAATACAAATGTATAAAAACATTGGATGTAGAGAAAGCTGAAGTTATGACCCTACTGAATGTTTTGAATTGGACAATTGATCGGCTCCTACAGTAGCATAAAAAATGATTGATTGATTGGTATCAAGTGATCGAAACAATGTTACTGCATTGTAACTACATCTATTATCGGAATTCGTGATTACTTGAAACTGCAAAACAAGTTTCATAAGAACCAACAACAGTCCAACTCAAGTAACTGGTATCAAGTGTTTAACAATGCATTTACTCCACTGAACATAAAATAGAAGACATTAGTTGAGAATAAACTCTGAAGTAATAAATTGAGCCTAAAAGAATATGTACAATCACCGTATTACTTAAATCTTACAAAATATGTAAGCTTACAATGTCAGAATCCCTTATTCATTCATgagttctgatttttttttaaaattgtttTGGTTTTGTAACCACAAATGTATCAGAAactacaagaaaaagaaaattagtaAGTTTTATGGGCAACTTACTTGGTGGTAGGCTTGTTCTATTATTGTCCATGTTTCCACTGATTCCTCTTCTCCTTCTTCCTGCATAAGTATTTGAGTTCAGGTGAACTAAGCTTTAAAAATACACTGACTTGACACCCACTCTGCGACCCCAGGTCAAGCGGGACTACCCGCTGAATTTAAGCATATCAATAAGCATAGGAGAAGAAACTTATAAGGATTCCCCTAGTAACGGCGAGCGAACCGAGAACAGCTCAGCTTGAGAATCGGACGGCTTCGCTGTCCGAATTGTAGTCTGTAGAAGCGTCATCAGCGATGGACCGTGCCCAAGTCCCCTAAAAAGAGACGCCTGAGAGGGTGAGAGCCCCGTCGTGCTCGGACCCTATCGTACCACGAGGCATTGTCGGCGAGTCGGGTTGTTTGAGAATGCAGCCCAAAGCGGGCGGTAAATTCCGTCCAAGACTAAATACTAGCGAGAGACCGATACTGAACAAGTACTGCGAGGGAAAGATGAAAAAGGCTTTGAAAAGAGAGTGCTTGAGATTGTCGGGAGGAAAGCGGATGGGGGTCGACGATGTGCCCTGGTCGGGTGCGGAACAGTGATGAGCCGGTCCTCCGATCGACTTGGGGTGCGGACTGACGCGGATTGAGGCGGCGTCCCAAGCCCGGGCTGTAGTCATGCCCGTGGAGACGTCGTCGCCTCGATCGTGGTGGGCAGGACGCGCCTTACCGCGTGCCTCTGGCAACAGCGTGCTCCCAGCATCGGCCTATGGGTTCCCCATTCGGCCCATCTTGAAACACGGACCAAGGAGTCTGACATGTGTGCGAGTCCATGGGAAAGTAAAACCCGTAAGGCGCAAGGAAGCTGACTGGCGGGATTCCCTTGTGGGTTGCACCGCCGACCGACCTATTTTGAATTGCGGAACCtgatttcttcttccaaactcaTCCATATGTAATGATGGGAGGAGGTTCCAAGATGGATAAACAATCATAGTACATAAAAACACATGAGGAACAAAATCAAGGTTCTGCCGAAGACATGTTAAAGATCAGAGATTCAATGCAACTCTGTGAGATTTGTAAGAGTGTACATAATGACTATACATGGAGAGATTGCTATTGCAAGCATTAAAATTACTATTGTTAGAGAACTTCAAATGATTGGATGACTTAAGAAAAAGTGCATaatcaataaccaaaaagttACACAAATTCTATCCAGGATGATGtattgttatagatgcataaaatCGCATATTATCCCAAAATGATAGTTGCATCTAGATTTAACCTAATTATTTCTGACTCGGACGCGTACCACTAGACTTACAGGGTGCTGCCTTTGAAGAAGTAGATCCACCACCGACCCTAAATGGTGGCCTTGGTGCTAGAGGAATCCCTGCAAACATAAGTTGGCTTATTAAGTAAACTGGTATATTACATCACTATTCACTTAGAGGAAATACTTACAGATCAAATAACGCAACCAACATATAGccaaaatagaaaataaataaataatcagcATATTTACATGTTCTCTGCAGCAATATCCAAGAGACAAAAGTACCTAAGCACGTGCCTTAAATCTACATCCATTAATACCAGTTTTCCCTAGTTCACAACAAACCAAAGCCAATAAGAACACACATATATTGCAACTACACCTATTATTGGAATTCGTGATTACTTGAAACTGCAAAACAAGTTTCATAAGAACCAACAACAGTCCAACTCAAGTAACTGGTATATAGTGTTTAACAATGCATTTACTCCACTGAACATATAGAAGACATTAGTTGAGAATAAACTCTGAAGTAATAAATTGAGCCTAAAAGAATATGTACAATCACCGCATTACTTAAACCTTACAAAATATGTAAGCTTACAATGTCAGAATCCCTTATTCATTcatgagttctgaattttttttaaattgttttgGTTTGTAACCACAAATGTATcagaaactacaagaaaaaaaattagtaagTTTTATGGGCAACTTACTTGGTGGTAGTCTTGTTCTATTATTGTTCATGTTTCTACTGATTCCTCTTCTCCTTCTTCCTGCATAAGTATTTGAGTTCAGGTGAACTAAGCTTTCGAAATAAAACGCTTCGCTGGAGCTGAAGTCTAACTTCCGAGTGTGTCGTTTTCTAACACTTCCATCTTTAGGGTCATATAAAACTAGAGCACCAGACCAATCATCGCAGAATAGAATCTCCCCACTCTTAAAACACCACACAAGCCTCACTGAAAAATCCGCAATCAACCCATTGTTAATAACATAGCGTTCAGTCCAAGAATCTTGAACTCCATGATTCTCCATCACCCATAATTCAGCACGAACATAAGTAATACGAACAAGGATGCATAGGCACCCTTCCTACACCCCTAGTGTTGTAAACTTGTGCTTATTCACCAAAGGTTCTGTGGGTAGTTGTATTTCTTTGAACGTCTCCTCACTTATATCTAAAGAGACTACAATTTCTGAAGAGCCTCGCAGCACTTTAGCCAACCAATGAAGCTCTCCATTAACAAACACCCCAAGTTTTAGAGTAGTATAAAAGTTCACATCTCCTATTGTTCTCCACGAATTTAGTCGCAACGAATAGACTTGGACTATCTTACGATAACGAGTCAATAACTTGTAATCGTCACTCTTAGCATCATACCTAAATGCAACCATGCTGATTTTAGTTACACtcttatcattatcatcatcatatgGTGATTTGGGTATTTGTTTATACTCTTTGGTAGCTGGATTCCAAAGACATAAGATAGTCCTTCTCGCATCATGACCCAATCTGAACAATAGGCAGagaaaaccatcacaagaacccACTATTTCAACCGATAAATAACACTCTATGGAATTAAATGGATAATCCATTTTTACCGAATTATAGAAATTCCTAGCATACAATAATGAAATATCACTTACGGAACGGAATACGGTATTGTTATCATTCTGAATCTGATAATCTTGCGCTATTAGCATGAGATTAGGTTTGTTTCTTTGTACCGAAAGCTTAAGGTGTTTCTTTAGCAAAATCAGGATCAGAAATGAGTTGAAGCCAAGACTTACAAACACACCTACAAGCAAAAGTTGATTTCACCGGTATCCTCAACAGAATGTCGAGATAGATCTCTTCCGGTAGACTTGACGGCAtcatttctctttcttcttcagcTTGGAATTTCCAGTAAACTAGGGTTTATTCGTTCTGAAATTGGGGTTTTGTTGTTCCCTTCTTTTCGAGATGAAGACCAGACAGATATCAATAAATAATTAGGTGTAGTCTTAAAACCAAAAAACAATGCAAGGAGTTTGAGAAAATGGTCAACGTGATAGATAAAACGGCTTTCCTAAGGGGAATATTAGCTTGAGATCGCaatgtgggagcaaaattttAATATCATATATGGATGCGATACACATAGAAGTTGctttagaataaaaaaaataatcacaaattaGTTTAGGTACACAAATTCTTTTAGaagcaaaaaaaattaattttttgtgaagcaaaatatttttgcTTCTGACTGTTttttctgacttctgcttctgatATCCAACGGCGATAAAACACTTCGCTGGACACCATTTTGTTGTGGAGCTGACACtgaaatgcgggggtataacaaccacacccaatatttcgattagcaatctgtatggactaactccgatatactttctagagaatcaactagacagtcagactcaatctagagaaaagtatatcgaggagttaatatctctctcttgatttgattttactcaagcaaatagaaatctgcgagtctttatcaaatacaaggataataaacttggatggtaccaaagaccaatatccaaggatcaatcaatttccaatcaacaaccaaagattggatttcacaattgatcgatacaaacgcacaacctgtgatatttcaattatataacaaaatataatgcgaaatagaaataacacatacaccagaaattttgttaacgaggaaaccgcaaatgcagaaaaaccgcgggacctagtccagattgaacaccacgctgtatgaagccgctacagacactagcctactacaaactaacttcggtctggactgtagttgaactttaatcaatctcacactgattcaaggtacagttgcgctccttatgtctctgatcccatcaggatactacgcacttgattcccttagctgatctcacccacaaccaagagttgctacgacccaaagtcgaagactttagtaaacaaatttgtatcacacagaaaagtctacaaggatagataaatctgtctcccacagataaacctaaaagttttgttctgtcttttgataaaaatcaaggtgaacaaaaactaattgataaaccagacttatattcccgaagaacaacctagtattatcaatcacctcacaataatctacatcgtatggtagagaaactagatattgcggaatcacaaacgatgcgacgaagatgtttgtgatttctttttatcttgccatatcggagatataatctcaagtcaattattcaattgaactcgtacggtagaaaatggcaagatcagatcgctcaactacaagagaagtagtttcgtctggcttcacaatctcaatgaagtctttaagtcgttaatcgacagggtctcgagaagaaacctacgattaaaggagaatcgactctagcaaaccaactaatatcacacaggaggtgtggggattagttttgcacagttgctagacgtctccttatatagttttcaaatcagggtttgcaatctaggttaccttggtaacaaagcattcaataataaccgttagatgaaaaacctgatttatacaagctaatatctttcaaccgttagatcgaaacttagcttttcacacacaaatgaattgtattcatttaggtttgagtaaccgtaactaaacgtgtacattggttggttcacaaatggttgaccaatggttagccatatgagtgctttcatattaaccatattcatctttctcataactagttcaaatgactcataagaactagttcaagagttgttcaattgcttaggtctttatacatagacacaattgaaacaaaatcggtttgattcatttgaatcaattcatgaacaatatacccacggtttgcaaagattgcattccttataaattattgttttaagtccatgaactactgatttgagaaataactagcttgggtacg comes from Papaver somniferum cultivar HN1 chromosome 7, ASM357369v1, whole genome shotgun sequence and encodes:
- the LOC113292611 gene encoding tRNA(His) guanylyltransferase 2-like yields the protein MANSKYEYVKSFEVEDKLMPSTWIVLRIDGRHFHQFSDKHEFKKPNDERALKLMNACAEAMFEEFPDLVFSYGVSDEYSFVFKKTTEFYNRRSSSITVSFFTSVYVMKWKDFFPDKDLKSIPSFDARTVCYPSTKIVRDYLAWRQVDCHINNQYNTCFWKLIESRKTKSETQDRLKGTQTQDKNEILFQLGVNYSDLPAIFRKGSCVFKDKVNSCFVSSLKNHILHFLYRSISYPFLHMHDDVLQSNKCFVAFYTPVEEIMKYNENGQPVKRSRNKVITDHCDIMGDKFWQEHASILKDE
- the LOC113297108 gene encoding uncharacterized protein LOC113297108 isoform X1, which encodes MENHGVQDSWTERYVINNGLIADFSVRLVWCFKSGEILFCDDWSGALVLYDPKDGSVRKRHTRKLDFSSSEAFYFESLVHLNSNTYAGRRRRGISRNMNNNRTRLPPRIPLAPRPPFRVGGGSTSSKAAPCKSSGTRPSQK
- the LOC113297108 gene encoding uncharacterized protein LOC113297108 isoform X2, with protein sequence MENHGVQDSWTERYVINNGLIADFSVRLVWCFKSGEILFCDDWSGALVLYDPKDGSVRKRHTRKLDFSSSEAFYFESLVHLNSNTYAGRRRRGISRNMNNNRTRLPPRKTGINGCRFKARA
- the LOC113294568 gene encoding F-box/kelch-repeat protein At3g06240-like, translated to MDYPFNSIECYLSVEIVGSCDGFLCLLFRLGHDARRTILCLWNPATKEYKQIPKSPYDDDNDKSVTKISMVAFRYDAKSDDYKLLTRYRKIVQVYSLRLNSWRTIGDVNFYTTLKLGVFVNGELHWLAKVLRGSSEIVVSLDISEETFKEIQLPTEPLVNKHKFTTLGV